In Alkalihalobacillus sp. TS-13, the following are encoded in one genomic region:
- a CDS encoding chemotaxis response regulator protein-glutamate methylesterase, giving the protein MSSIRVLVVDDSAFMRKVISDLLSSDSTIVVAGTARNGEDALRKIPQLSPDVITLDVDMPVMDGLTTLKKIMRQYTIPVIMFSSVTKVGAAQTIESIQAGAVDFISKPSGAISLDIHKVKAELLNKVKVASVAKVTKITEREKAPISPFPKEPLDKGLTKKKKLIAIGTSTGGPKALVEVISNLPDSIDAPVLIVQHMPVGFTKSLAERLNKQSALVVKEAESGEILRNNTVYIAPGGYHLRAIHKQNGIIIELDNQTPPIRGHRPSIDEMFTSLSTVHNYQKIAVIMTGMGTDGTEGLLALKEEGDTIAIAESEESCVVYGMPRSAIATQKVDEVVHVTEISERIVRYL; this is encoded by the coding sequence ATGAGCAGTATAAGGGTGCTGGTTGTTGACGACTCTGCATTCATGCGGAAAGTCATTTCAGATCTATTATCAAGCGATTCTACAATCGTAGTCGCTGGAACAGCTCGTAATGGAGAAGACGCATTAAGGAAAATCCCGCAACTTTCACCTGACGTCATCACACTTGATGTGGACATGCCAGTCATGGATGGTTTGACTACCTTGAAGAAAATCATGAGACAATACACGATTCCTGTCATCATGTTTAGCAGTGTTACAAAAGTAGGTGCTGCCCAGACAATCGAATCAATTCAGGCAGGAGCTGTTGATTTTATCTCAAAACCTTCAGGGGCGATTTCTTTGGACATCCACAAGGTGAAAGCAGAGCTATTGAACAAAGTGAAGGTTGCAAGTGTTGCTAAGGTTACAAAGATCACTGAGCGTGAAAAAGCACCGATATCACCTTTTCCGAAAGAACCATTGGATAAGGGTTTGACGAAAAAGAAGAAACTTATCGCAATCGGTACTTCTACAGGAGGTCCAAAGGCGTTGGTCGAAGTTATCTCCAACCTTCCGGACTCGATTGATGCTCCAGTCCTGATCGTCCAGCATATGCCCGTCGGATTCACGAAATCTTTGGCAGAACGGTTGAATAAGCAGTCGGCACTAGTTGTAAAAGAAGCAGAATCAGGTGAAATATTGAGAAACAACACGGTCTATATAGCCCCCGGGGGATACCACCTAAGAGCGATACATAAGCAAAATGGAATCATCATCGAACTGGACAATCAAACTCCACCGATCAGAGGACATCGTCCTTCTATCGATGAAATGTTCACCAGTCTATCTACGGTTCATAACTACCAGAAGATTGCTGTGATCATGACCGGGATGGGGACGGATGGTACAGAGGGGCTGTTAGCTTTAAAGGAGGAAGGAGACACAATTGCAATTGCAGAATCCGAAGAGTCCTGTGTTGTCTATGGGATGCCTCGCTCGGCGATTGCAACTCAAAAAGTGGATGAAGTCGTTCATGTCACCGAGATATCAGAACGAATCGTGCGCTATTTATAG
- a CDS encoding chemotaxis protein CheC, translated as MITPEQLTEYHKDILKEIGNIGAGNAATALSELMQKSIDMALPTVKLVPFHEVVQMIGGEETVMAATFFRVTGDAPGNMFLIFTLDEAITILRELTGDPEVDEESILSSEMTRSALQETGNILAGSYLSSFSDFTGLNLSPSVPFLTIDMVGAVLSFGLMEMSQVSDYAIIIDTQLKNGSSEQSGVDSHFLFLPDPDSFQKIFQTLGVPLNE; from the coding sequence ATGATAACACCCGAACAGTTGACAGAGTATCATAAAGATATTCTTAAAGAAATCGGTAACATCGGCGCAGGTAATGCTGCAACCGCATTATCTGAGCTGATGCAGAAATCCATCGATATGGCTCTTCCCACTGTGAAACTTGTACCCTTCCATGAAGTTGTACAGATGATTGGCGGGGAAGAAACTGTTATGGCGGCAACATTTTTCAGAGTGACAGGTGATGCACCTGGAAATATGTTTCTGATTTTCACGTTAGATGAAGCGATTACAATTTTAAGAGAATTGACGGGTGATCCGGAGGTGGATGAAGAAAGCATCCTTTCATCCGAAATGACCAGATCAGCTCTTCAAGAAACAGGGAATATACTTGCCGGTTCCTATCTTTCATCCTTTTCAGATTTTACTGGTTTGAACTTGTCGCCTTCTGTACCATTCTTGACAATCGATATGGTTGGTGCTGTATTGTCTTTTGGGCTGATGGAAATGTCACAGGTCAGTGACTATGCAATCATCATCGATACCCAGCTGAAAAATGGAAGTAGTGAACAATCAGGTGTAGACAGTCATTTTCTATTTCTACCTGACCCGGATTCGTTTCAAAAGATCTTCCAAACACTCGGAGTCCCGTTAAATGAATAA
- a CDS encoding chemotaxis protein CheD, giving the protein MNKIMQTVNVKISDYQITKAPNRLKTTGLGSCVGIVIFEPGAQVAGMAHVMLPSSELSGDMTFNLAKYADTALPAMVTELVQHFGIQHNRLKAKIAGGAQMFQFTGKSEALRVGPRNITAVKDILQTLSIPVLAEDVGGQNGRTIEFDIENSNLMIRTIHKGMTTI; this is encoded by the coding sequence ATGAATAAAATCATGCAAACGGTCAACGTGAAAATTTCAGATTATCAAATTACGAAAGCACCGAACCGGTTGAAAACGACTGGTCTCGGATCTTGTGTCGGTATCGTTATTTTTGAGCCTGGCGCCCAGGTTGCGGGTATGGCCCATGTCATGCTCCCGAGTTCAGAACTTTCGGGAGATATGACCTTCAATTTAGCTAAATATGCTGATACGGCTCTTCCCGCAATGGTTACAGAACTAGTCCAACATTTTGGTATCCAACACAATCGATTGAAAGCCAAAATCGCAGGCGGCGCACAAATGTTCCAATTCACAGGGAAGAGTGAGGCGTTACGTGTTGGTCCGCGGAACATAACAGCAGTCAAAGACATTTTACAGACTTTAAGTATTCCTGTTCTTGCTGAGGATGTTGGTGGACAAAACGGGAGAACGATTGAATTTGACATCGAAAACAGTAATTTGATGATTCGGACGATACATAAAGGAATGACAACCATTTAA
- the rpsB gene encoding 30S ribosomal protein S2 produces the protein MAVISMKQLLEAGVHFGHQTRRWNPKMARYIFTERNGIYIIDLQKTVKKVEEAYNYVRDIAADGGKILFVGTKKQAQESVKDEAQRAGQYYINQRWLGGTLTNFDTIRKRIKRLKDLEKMQEDGTFDVLPKKEVILLKKEMDRLEKFLGGIKDMNSLPDVLFVIDPRKERIAIAEARKLNIPIVAIVDTNCDPDEVDVVIPGNDDAIRAVKLLTSKMADAVVEANQGSAEEAASTEEEEAEVKA, from the coding sequence ATGGCAGTAATCTCAATGAAACAGTTGCTAGAAGCTGGTGTTCACTTCGGTCACCAAACACGCCGTTGGAACCCAAAGATGGCACGTTACATCTTCACAGAACGTAACGGCATCTACATCATCGACCTTCAAAAGACAGTCAAGAAGGTAGAAGAAGCGTATAATTACGTACGTGACATCGCTGCTGACGGAGGAAAGATCCTTTTTGTCGGTACGAAAAAACAAGCACAAGAGTCTGTTAAAGATGAAGCTCAACGTGCTGGTCAATACTACATCAACCAACGTTGGTTGGGTGGTACATTGACAAACTTCGATACGATCCGTAAGCGTATCAAGCGTTTGAAAGACCTTGAAAAAATGCAAGAAGACGGAACGTTCGATGTACTTCCTAAGAAAGAAGTTATCCTTCTTAAAAAGGAAATGGATCGTCTTGAGAAATTCCTAGGTGGAATCAAGGACATGAACAGTCTTCCAGACGTTCTTTTCGTCATCGATCCTCGTAAAGAGCGCATTGCGATTGCAGAAGCTCGTAAGCTTAACATTCCAATCGTTGCTATCGTCGACACAAACTGTGATCCAGACGAAGTGGATGTTGTCATCCCAGGTAACGACGATGCAATCCGTGCTGTGAAACTTCTTACTTCTAAAATGGCAGACGCTGTTGTAGAAGCTAATCAGGGAAGTGCGGAAGAAGCTGCATCTACTGAAGAAGAAGAGGCAGAAGTTAAAGCGTAA
- the pyrH gene encoding UMP kinase, protein MSTPKYNRVVLKLSGEALSGQVGYGIDPHIINSIAKQVKELVEMNVEVAVVVGGGNIWRGKAGSQMGMDRATADYMGMLATVMNSLALQDSLENIDVETRVQTSIEMRQVAEPYIRRKAIRHLEKKRVVIFAAGTGNPYFSTDTTAALRAAEIEAEVILMAKNNVDGVYTADPKTDETATKYQSLSYLEVLKEGLSVMDSTASSLCMDNDIPLIVFSIMEEGNIKRVIEGENIGTVVRGK, encoded by the coding sequence ATGAGTACGCCTAAATACAACAGAGTAGTCTTAAAATTAAGCGGAGAAGCTTTATCAGGTCAGGTCGGTTATGGAATCGACCCGCATATCATCAATTCGATCGCAAAACAAGTGAAAGAACTTGTTGAAATGAATGTTGAAGTTGCTGTTGTGGTAGGCGGCGGTAACATCTGGAGAGGTAAAGCTGGCAGTCAAATGGGCATGGATCGTGCCACTGCAGATTACATGGGTATGTTAGCGACCGTCATGAATTCACTGGCATTACAGGACAGCCTTGAAAACATCGATGTAGAAACAAGAGTTCAAACATCAATCGAAATGCGCCAAGTAGCTGAACCTTATATTCGTAGAAAAGCGATACGCCATCTTGAAAAAAAACGAGTTGTCATCTTTGCGGCAGGAACTGGTAACCCATACTTCTCGACTGATACAACAGCGGCGCTTCGTGCAGCTGAAATCGAAGCAGAAGTCATCTTGATGGCGAAAAACAATGTTGATGGAGTTTACACAGCAGATCCGAAAACAGATGAAACAGCGACGAAATATCAGAGCCTCTCTTATTTGGAAGTCCTGAAAGAAGGTTTATCTGTAATGGATTCAACTGCCTCATCTCTATGTATGGACAACGATATTCCGCTAATCGTTTTCTCCATTATGGAAGAAGGAAACATCAAGAGAGTTATCGAAGGTGAAAATATAGGAACAGTTGTGAGGGGGAAATAA
- a CDS encoding DUF342 domain-containing protein codes for MDIERLSKCVKLKLGKKKMIAELVPLRSFEDQVTVEDFLIFLEESGIIHGVLRAEIENIVEDIEHWTEPVIVAKGTKPDAGEDGYIKPLIFNGGSSIDEQADFIDLRSFTDIPSVQKGERIAEIIPHTDGTPGLDVKGETVPAKSGRAIKLKKCKNANIDHPSNGIYASADGQVSYQKRAVNVFPVYEVKGDLDLKTGNLSFVGNIHIHGDVPSGYTISAEGDIRISGIVEASDLKAGGSIFIRNGIAGHGKSFIEAGCDLHTGYINQGNLKVSGDLYVRLINYSDVLVDGNIFCQKGKGIIFGGRVSAGGDIFVNQTGTDVMTKTLLYLGTPAHILEKSTHLSSHIALEEENLKKLEKLKASIESKDLAKRTNQERLLLLKVRNTYQQTERLLNGLKKELEEVKEDIKPLHDQTLVVNGVMHPGVEVTFGKYKRVLPHEYKAVELKLVSSEIVIQSLK; via the coding sequence GTGGACATTGAGCGATTATCAAAATGTGTAAAACTGAAGCTTGGTAAGAAAAAAATGATAGCAGAACTTGTTCCTTTGCGTTCATTCGAAGATCAGGTTACTGTAGAGGACTTCTTGATCTTTCTAGAAGAATCAGGAATCATCCATGGTGTGTTGAGAGCAGAGATTGAAAATATCGTTGAGGATATCGAACACTGGACAGAACCAGTCATAGTAGCGAAAGGGACAAAGCCAGATGCTGGGGAAGATGGATATATCAAGCCCCTAATTTTTAATGGAGGATCCTCCATCGATGAACAAGCTGACTTTATCGACCTGCGTTCGTTCACTGATATCCCATCAGTCCAAAAAGGCGAACGGATTGCTGAAATCATACCTCATACGGACGGTACCCCTGGTCTTGATGTTAAAGGGGAGACTGTCCCGGCTAAATCAGGGAGAGCAATCAAACTTAAAAAATGCAAAAATGCAAACATCGATCATCCTTCTAATGGCATTTATGCTTCAGCAGATGGGCAAGTCAGTTATCAAAAACGCGCAGTCAATGTCTTTCCGGTTTATGAAGTGAAAGGCGATTTGGATTTGAAGACAGGAAATCTTTCATTTGTAGGGAATATTCATATACATGGCGATGTTCCGTCTGGCTACACAATTTCAGCTGAAGGCGACATCCGGATTTCTGGAATCGTAGAAGCATCGGATTTGAAAGCTGGTGGATCTATTTTCATTCGAAACGGAATTGCCGGTCATGGAAAATCATTTATCGAAGCGGGCTGTGACCTGCACACGGGATACATCAATCAAGGTAATTTGAAGGTCAGCGGGGATTTATATGTAAGGCTTATCAATTACAGCGATGTACTGGTAGATGGCAATATTTTTTGTCAAAAGGGGAAAGGAATCATCTTTGGGGGTCGTGTCAGCGCTGGAGGGGATATCTTTGTCAACCAAACTGGGACTGATGTAATGACGAAAACCCTTCTATATCTCGGAACACCTGCACATATTCTTGAAAAGTCAACCCATTTGTCGAGTCATATAGCATTAGAAGAGGAGAACTTGAAAAAGCTGGAAAAATTGAAGGCATCTATAGAATCAAAAGACCTTGCTAAGCGGACGAATCAAGAAAGACTTCTTCTTTTGAAGGTACGGAATACATATCAGCAAACTGAACGTTTATTGAATGGATTGAAAAAGGAATTAGAAGAAGTAAAGGAAGACATCAAACCGCTTCATGACCAGACACTTGTTGTCAATGGTGTGATGCACCCAGGCGTAGAAGTGACTTTCGGTAAATACAAGAGAGTACTCCCGCACGAATATAAAGCAGTTGAACTTAAACTTGTATCAAGCGAAATCGTGATCCAATCATTGAAATAA
- a CDS encoding chemotaxis protein CheA, giving the protein MDMNQYLDVFVDESREHLQAMNEHMLKLENDPTDVAIVNDIFRSAHTLKGMSATMGFEDLASLTHQMENVLDAIRQSKVLVTDEVVDALFESVDHLEAMVESIIAGGDGKHDVDEIVRKLNVIETGEKSATVSNEQGQSASGDGLDEFQRSILAQSFEQGLHPYTVKVTLEKTCILKAARVYMVFDVLEQLSEVIHSDPSVSELEEEKFDYAFSVTLVSEKNAEEIREKISKVSEVEEVHVQNYEIESSSSEAAEPAAAIELEKTELKKAVTEGKPETPSKNAQSNKTMRVNINRLDHLMNLFEELVIDRGRLEALAKQLNNSDLTDTVEHMTRLSSDLQDALLTMRMVPIDQVFNRFPRMIRSLAKDLGKKINLDISGGETELDRTVIDEIGDPLVHLLRNSVDHGIELPEKRTKAGKPEEGTISLVSYHSGNHIFIEIEDDGGGINREKVLEKAIENDIINPAHAETMKDHEVYQLLFASGFSTADTVSDISGRGVGLDVVKSKIESLGGQIMVTSEPGQGTKFAIELPLTLSILSAMLITIGSETYAIPLSNIVESIVIPKKEVMKAHNQLVVDFRGKVVPLLSLRDVLEVEGIPEEKNTYSVVVVRKGDQMAALIVDRFIGQQEIVLKPLGKYLSNIFAISGATILGDGKVSLILDCNDLIK; this is encoded by the coding sequence ATGGATATGAATCAATATTTAGATGTGTTTGTCGATGAAAGCAGGGAACATCTACAAGCGATGAATGAACATATGCTCAAGCTTGAGAATGATCCAACAGATGTTGCGATTGTAAATGATATTTTCCGTTCCGCTCATACCCTTAAAGGGATGTCAGCTACAATGGGGTTTGAAGATTTGGCAAGCCTCACTCATCAAATGGAAAATGTCCTGGATGCCATCCGGCAAAGCAAGGTACTAGTAACAGATGAGGTTGTGGATGCCCTTTTTGAATCAGTGGATCATTTAGAAGCAATGGTTGAATCCATCATCGCTGGCGGAGATGGGAAGCACGATGTTGACGAAATCGTGAGAAAGCTTAATGTGATTGAAACAGGGGAAAAGTCAGCCACTGTATCCAATGAGCAAGGGCAGTCGGCCTCGGGTGATGGACTTGACGAATTCCAACGTTCGATTTTGGCACAATCTTTTGAACAAGGCCTACATCCTTACACCGTCAAAGTAACTTTGGAGAAAACCTGTATTCTTAAGGCTGCACGGGTTTATATGGTCTTCGATGTCCTTGAACAACTGTCTGAAGTGATTCATTCAGACCCCTCAGTCAGCGAACTAGAAGAAGAGAAATTTGATTATGCATTTTCAGTCACATTGGTTTCTGAGAAAAATGCAGAAGAGATCAGAGAAAAGATAAGCAAAGTATCCGAAGTTGAAGAGGTCCACGTACAAAACTATGAAATAGAGTCATCTTCATCAGAAGCAGCAGAGCCAGCAGCTGCAATCGAACTGGAAAAAACGGAATTGAAGAAAGCAGTCACGGAAGGTAAACCTGAAACGCCTTCCAAAAATGCTCAGAGCAATAAAACGATGCGTGTCAATATCAACCGATTGGACCATTTGATGAACTTATTTGAAGAACTTGTCATTGATCGCGGCCGCTTGGAAGCGTTAGCGAAACAATTGAACAACAGCGACTTGACTGACACGGTCGAACACATGACAAGATTATCAAGTGATCTGCAGGATGCACTTCTGACGATGAGGATGGTGCCGATCGATCAAGTGTTCAACCGGTTCCCTCGAATGATCCGGAGTTTAGCGAAGGATCTTGGGAAGAAAATCAATTTGGATATCAGCGGCGGAGAAACCGAGCTGGACCGAACTGTAATCGATGAAATTGGTGACCCTCTCGTCCATTTGTTACGAAATTCTGTCGACCACGGCATCGAGCTGCCTGAGAAACGAACCAAAGCTGGTAAACCTGAAGAAGGAACGATTTCACTAGTGTCCTATCATAGTGGAAATCATATCTTCATTGAAATTGAGGATGACGGTGGGGGTATCAATCGGGAAAAGGTACTGGAAAAAGCGATCGAAAACGACATCATCAATCCAGCCCATGCAGAAACGATGAAAGATCATGAGGTCTATCAGTTATTGTTCGCCTCTGGCTTCAGTACTGCCGATACTGTTTCAGATATATCTGGTAGAGGTGTCGGATTGGATGTTGTGAAAAGCAAAATTGAATCCCTCGGTGGTCAGATCATGGTTACATCTGAGCCTGGTCAAGGTACGAAATTCGCCATTGAACTGCCTTTGACACTATCGATTTTATCAGCAATGTTGATAACGATCGGATCTGAAACATATGCAATCCCATTATCAAATATTGTTGAAAGTATCGTAATTCCGAAGAAAGAAGTTATGAAAGCGCATAACCAGTTGGTTGTTGATTTCAGAGGAAAAGTGGTTCCACTTTTGTCACTCAGGGATGTTTTAGAGGTAGAAGGTATTCCAGAAGAAAAAAACACCTATTCCGTCGTAGTTGTCCGTAAAGGAGATCAGATGGCTGCCTTGATCGTCGACCGATTCATAGGTCAGCAAGAAATCGTCCTGAAACCTTTAGGGAAGTATCTTTCAAATATTTTTGCGATCTCAGGTGCAACGATACTTGGGGATGGAAAAGTTTCTTTAATACTAGATTGTAATGATTTGATCAAATAA
- a CDS encoding FliA/WhiG family RNA polymerase sigma factor: MRSGAISEASVHWDNWSKFRDKDSCEALLEMHLPLVQYHVQRIAVGLPRNVNKDELRSHGLLGLYDALKKFDPTRDLKFDTYASFRIRGAILDGLRREDWLPRSLREKTKKIESTIERMEQEQMRSVTASEVAAEVGMTEEDVLTIMSESFLANVLSIDEENKDSDSSEKVGYTIEDKKVETPETLMLTNELHEHLSEIIEDLNEKEQLVVSLFYYEELTLTEIGQVLNLSTSRISQIHSKALYKLRNVLAKYTN, encoded by the coding sequence ATGCGAAGTGGGGCAATTTCAGAAGCGAGTGTACATTGGGATAATTGGTCGAAATTTCGGGATAAAGATTCTTGTGAAGCCTTATTAGAAATGCATTTACCCTTGGTCCAGTATCATGTTCAACGTATTGCTGTAGGTTTGCCAAGAAACGTTAATAAAGATGAATTGAGGAGCCATGGACTTTTAGGACTATATGATGCTTTAAAAAAGTTCGACCCTACGAGAGATCTCAAATTCGATACATATGCATCTTTCCGGATCAGAGGTGCAATCCTTGATGGTTTACGTCGCGAAGATTGGCTCCCTCGATCCTTGCGTGAAAAAACGAAAAAGATTGAGTCGACCATCGAAAGGATGGAACAAGAACAGATGCGTTCGGTAACAGCATCAGAGGTCGCTGCGGAAGTAGGGATGACGGAAGAAGATGTATTGACGATCATGTCAGAAAGTTTTTTAGCAAATGTATTATCCATTGATGAAGAGAACAAAGACAGCGATTCGAGTGAAAAAGTGGGATACACGATTGAAGATAAGAAGGTTGAGACCCCTGAAACGCTGATGTTGACGAACGAACTTCACGAACATTTATCTGAAATCATCGAGGATCTCAATGAAAAAGAACAGCTTGTCGTCAGCCTATTCTACTATGAAGAACTTACACTGACTGAAATCGGTCAAGTATTGAACCTGTCTACTTCTCGTATCTCTCAAATTCATTCGAAAGCACTTTACAAGCTCAGAAACGTACTGGCGAAATATACAAATTGA
- the frr gene encoding ribosome recycling factor, with protein sequence MSNTIIKQADEKMQKAVSAFRRELATLRAGRANPSLLDRVSVDYYGALTPLNQMANISVPEARLLVIQPYDKSIIGEIEKAIQKAELGLSPSNDGDVIRIAIPALTEERRKELVKLVKKYSEEGKVAVRNIRRDANDELKKLQKDGEMTEDDLRHYSDEVQKVTDRFVSEIDSIAENKEKEIMEV encoded by the coding sequence ATGTCAAATACAATCATCAAACAAGCAGATGAAAAAATGCAAAAAGCAGTATCCGCTTTTCGTCGTGAACTTGCTACTTTACGTGCAGGACGAGCAAATCCATCACTTTTAGACCGTGTGTCTGTGGATTATTACGGCGCACTGACACCTCTGAACCAAATGGCGAACATTTCTGTACCAGAAGCTCGTCTACTTGTAATCCAACCATATGATAAATCGATCATCGGTGAAATTGAAAAGGCGATTCAAAAAGCCGAGCTCGGACTATCTCCTTCCAATGATGGTGATGTCATCCGGATCGCAATTCCAGCTTTGACTGAAGAGCGTCGTAAGGAACTGGTCAAACTCGTCAAAAAGTATTCTGAAGAAGGTAAAGTCGCAGTCCGAAACATCCGTCGTGATGCAAATGATGAACTTAAGAAGCTTCAAAAAGACGGTGAAATGACAGAGGACGATCTTCGGCATTATAGTGATGAAGTTCAAAAGGTCACGGACCGATTTGTATCAGAAATCGATTCAATTGCGGAGAATAAAGAAAAAGAAATCATGGAAGTATAA
- a CDS encoding MinD/ParA family protein: MHDQAEILRQRFQSGSTSARVCAVVSGKGGVGKSNLTINLALSLVKTGSKVLVLDLDIGMANLDILMGVHSRYNIVDLVEQQLPILDLIETGPDQVDYLAGGSGLNQLFELTSEQFNHFCQQMKVIQERYDHIFLDMAAGASRDSLQFITAADEVLLVTTPEPTAITDAYAMLKHIHQQESSVTISIIVNRVENKGEGEDVGMRIQKAARQFLQKDIKRLGMLPEDRTVFKAVKEQKPFRIYAPYSNVAKSVQKLADIYQGGSDDSRKNEGFIQRFTRYFSKKQGTI; this comes from the coding sequence GTGCATGATCAGGCAGAAATCCTTCGTCAAAGATTCCAATCAGGTTCGACATCTGCAAGGGTTTGTGCAGTGGTCAGTGGAAAAGGAGGAGTGGGAAAATCAAACCTTACCATCAACCTTGCACTTTCCCTGGTCAAGACAGGTTCAAAGGTTCTGGTCCTGGATCTTGATATCGGGATGGCGAATTTGGATATCTTAATGGGGGTACATTCCCGATACAATATCGTAGATCTAGTAGAACAGCAGCTGCCGATCCTGGACTTGATAGAAACGGGCCCGGACCAAGTCGATTACCTTGCAGGCGGAAGTGGGTTGAATCAATTATTTGAATTGACGAGTGAACAATTTAATCACTTTTGTCAACAAATGAAAGTGATTCAAGAACGGTATGATCACATCTTTCTGGATATGGCAGCAGGGGCCTCTAGAGACAGTTTGCAATTCATCACTGCAGCAGATGAGGTGCTGCTGGTCACAACTCCTGAACCGACGGCGATAACAGATGCCTACGCCATGTTGAAGCATATCCATCAACAAGAATCCTCTGTCACAATTTCTATCATCGTGAACCGTGTTGAAAATAAGGGTGAAGGGGAGGATGTGGGCATGAGGATCCAAAAAGCAGCTCGACAGTTTCTCCAGAAAGACATCAAACGGCTTGGAATGCTGCCAGAAGATCGGACGGTCTTTAAAGCTGTCAAAGAACAAAAACCATTTCGAATATATGCCCCATATTCCAATGTTGCAAAATCAGTTCAAAAGTTAGCTGATATCTATCAGGGTGGCTCTGACGATTCCCGCAAAAACGAAGGGTTCATCCAAAGATTCACACGCTACTTTTCAAAAAAGCAGGGGACCATATGA
- the tsf gene encoding translation elongation factor Ts — translation MAVTAQMVKELREKTGAGMMDCKKALTENDGDMDKAIDWLREKGISKAAKKADRIAAEGLTHIATKGNEAVIVEVNSETDFVAKNDSFKNLIQEIAEHLLEVKPSSVEDALKQTMTGQSIPVEEYINNAIAKIGEKISLRRFAILEKEDNDAFGAYLHMGGRIGVLSVVGGTTDEDLAKDISMHVAAVNPRYVNRDQVSEEEVAREKEVLTQQALNEGKPEKIVEKMVAGRINKFFEEICLVDQGFVKDPDQKVGKYVESKGGTVKGFVRYEVGEGMEKREENFADEVMSQVKK, via the coding sequence ATGGCAGTAACTGCACAAATGGTAAAAGAACTGCGTGAAAAAACTGGCGCAGGAATGATGGATTGTAAAAAAGCTCTAACAGAAAATGATGGGGATATGGATAAAGCGATTGATTGGCTACGTGAGAAAGGCATTTCAAAAGCCGCTAAGAAAGCAGATCGTATCGCTGCAGAAGGGTTGACTCATATTGCTACAAAAGGAAATGAAGCTGTAATCGTTGAAGTCAACTCTGAAACGGACTTCGTTGCTAAAAACGATTCATTCAAGAACTTGATCCAAGAAATCGCTGAGCACTTGCTTGAAGTAAAACCTTCTTCTGTTGAAGATGCACTAAAACAAACAATGACTGGACAAAGCATTCCTGTTGAAGAATACATCAACAACGCAATTGCAAAGATTGGTGAGAAGATTTCCCTTCGTCGTTTTGCAATCCTTGAAAAGGAAGACAATGATGCATTTGGCGCGTACCTTCACATGGGTGGCCGTATCGGGGTCCTATCTGTAGTTGGTGGAACAACTGACGAAGATCTTGCAAAAGATATTTCAATGCACGTTGCAGCCGTAAACCCTCGTTATGTGAACCGTGATCAAGTTTCTGAAGAAGAAGTCGCTCGTGAGAAAGAAGTTCTTACTCAGCAAGCACTTAACGAAGGAAAGCCAGAAAAGATCGTTGAGAAAATGGTAGCTGGGCGTATCAATAAATTCTTCGAAGAAATTTGCCTTGTTGATCAAGGGTTCGTTAAAGATCCAGATCAAAAAGTCGGTAAGTACGTAGAAAGCAAAGGCGGTACTGTCAAAGGATTTGTACGTTACGAAGTTGGCGAAGGTATGGAAAAGCGTGAAGAAAACTTTGCTGACGAAGTAATGTCACAAGTAAAGAAATAA
- a CDS encoding chemotaxis protein CheW, with translation MSEMKTLETEMKAIVFQLLDEEYGVDVHQVRSIERIQEITRVPRTPSFVKGVINLRGIVTPIIDLRSRFDLEEASYTEETRIVIVNANDMEVGMIVDSANDVIDVPADTVEPAPKVVGGIQAEYLDGVAKLEKRLLILLNLEKVLNPEEIIALRQFKETNE, from the coding sequence ATGTCTGAAATGAAAACCTTAGAAACCGAAATGAAAGCGATTGTGTTTCAACTCTTGGATGAGGAATATGGAGTGGATGTACATCAAGTGCGCTCGATTGAACGGATCCAGGAGATTACTAGAGTACCCCGGACGCCTTCCTTCGTTAAAGGAGTCATCAATCTTCGTGGTATCGTCACTCCAATTATTGATTTGCGAAGCCGATTTGATTTAGAAGAAGCTTCCTATACAGAGGAAACACGGATCGTCATCGTCAATGCAAATGACATGGAGGTTGGTATGATTGTGGATTCAGCGAATGATGTGATCGATGTCCCAGCTGATACAGTAGAGCCAGCACCGAAAGTAGTCGGTGGTATCCAAGCAGAATATCTTGATGGAGTTGCAAAACTTGAGAAGAGATTGTTGATTTTGCTTAATCTGGAAAAGGTGTTGAACCCTGAAGAAATCATTGCCCTTCGCCAATTCAAGGAGACCAATGAATGA